The genomic DNA CGTTGTGGTGAAACGGATCGTCGGGGATCGGGAAGCGCGTCATTTCGATGTACTCGCAGATCGTGTTCACGTCCACTTCCGAAAGCACGCTCCGGCCAAACCGCTCGCGCACAAAAAGCTGACTGCGGTCAACGTGGCAGGGTTGGAGCGAAGCGTCGGAGCCGGAGAGTGAAAGGGTGACGGTTCCGCCGTCGCGCCCGCTGGCCAGAGTCTCGCCCTTGTCGCCCCGGCAGATGCCTTTGACGTAGCCGATGTCGTGGCAGAGCAAGGCAATCGTGACCAGCATCCAGTCTTTGGGAGTCACCCCGCCTTCGAGCAGTTGCTTGCCCTTGAGGATGGTCTGGCCGACCAGCGTGACCTGAATGGTATGCTCGACGTTGTGGTACAGGGCGTCCGAGTTGGCGATGTTCTCCAGCGCCAGGCGGCCCGCCCAGGCGCAGATGTTGCCGTACTCGGCCTCCAGCAAGTTGTAGGTTTCCTGGTAAGCGTCCCGCAACTCTTTGACGAAGTGTTCGATGACGAGTTTTTGAACGTCGAGCATAATCTGGCCCTCTTGATTTCATCTTACCTCAAAATTACTGTGAATTCGCGTAATTCGTGGCAGAAGATTTTCGCGCCTGTTACTTTATTCTATACCCCTCCTGCTCATTATTAAAAATCCACCCCACCAGCGCCCCGATGCGAATCTCGTCGAAGAGATAGGCCTCGCGAGTCACGGCGGCTGAACCTTTGCCGCGCAAGGCCTGGCGCGAACGTTCCATCATCTCAAAGCGCTTCTGCCAGCGGGCAAAGTTGGCCGGGCGTAAATCCACCCAGCCTTTGGCCGCCCACTTGTCCAGGTCGCCGGGGCCAATTTCAGCGGTGGTCGCCCCGGCCACTTCCGGGATGCGAATGAACGGGCCGCGCATCAACTGCGTTCCGTCCGGCGTCAGAATCGGCGCGCCAATCGAAGTGATCGTCTGACGCAAGGCCGCATCCACCTGCAAACGCCTGAACAGGGCTTCCGAGATCGCCTCCGGCGTTTGGGCCAGCACGGCCTTGAG from Chloroflexota bacterium includes the following:
- a CDS encoding metal-dependent phosphohydrolase; the encoded protein is MLDVQKLVIEHFVKELRDAYQETYNLLEAEYGNICAWAGRLALENIANSDALYHNVEHTIQVTLVGQTILKGKQLLEGGVTPKDWMLVTIALLCHDIGYVKGICRGDKGETLASGRDGGTVTLSLSGSDASLQPCHVDRSQLFVRERFGRSVLSEVDVNTICEYIEMTRFPIPDDPFHHNAAGFHGLARAADFIGQLGDPKYLRKIPALFYEFEETGANAKLGYKNPGDMRQGYDEFYWGVVSKYIQESLRYLRVTTEGKLWIANLHAHVFDSEHNKTLL